Part of the Bacteroidales bacterium genome, CTGGAGTTCCTCCGCGGGATTAAAGTCTCTACCGGGGTGGTTTCAGCCCTGGTGGCACTCTTTATATTGGTCTTATCTGATGCGGGACTAAGCCGCCGCAGGTTTACTCAATAACTCCCAGTGCTTTTCCCACTTTTGTAAATCCTTCAATGGCACGGTCCAGATGCTCCCGGCTATGGGCAGCTGAGAGCTGGACCCGGATACGTGCCTGGTCGCGCGGAACGACCGGAAAGTAGAAACCGATTACATAGATTCCTTCCTTCAGCAGCCTGGAGGCAAACTCCTGGCTTAGTTTGGCATCGTAGAGCATGACCGCACAAATGGCCGATTGGGTCGGTTTTATATCAAAACCGGCCGACTGCATCTTCTCCAAAAAGTAGCGGGTATTCTGGTGGAGACGCTCCTGCAATTCGGAAGTCTCGTCCATCATGTCGAACATGCGGATCCCTGCTCCAACAACGGCTGGCGGAATGGAATTCGAGAAAAGATAGGGCCTCGATCGTTGGCGGAGCATTTCTATGATCTCTTTTCTTCCGGTGGTAAATCCACCAATGGCCCCCCCGAAGGCTTTCCCAAGCGTACCGGTGATAATATCTACCTGTCCCCGGATGTTAAAGAGTTCGGTGACTCCCCTGCCGGTTTCTCCAACCACTCCGGCCGAGTGACACTCATCGACCATGACCAGGGCATCGTATTTTCCGGCCAGTTCGCAGATCCGGTCCACCGGTGCCACATTTCCGTCCATGGAGAAAACCCCATCGGTCACGATAATACGAAAGCGCTGAGCCTGTGCCTCTTTCAGCTGCTGTTCCAGGTCCTCCATATCGGCATTTTTATACCGGTAGCGCTGCGCTTTGCAGAGTCTGACCCCATCGATTATCGAAGCATGGTTCAGGGTATCGGAGATAATGGCATCCTCCTCGGTCAGCAGGGGTTCGAACACTCCTCCGTTGGCATCAAAGCAGGCGGCATAGAGGATGGTGTCTTCTGTTCCGAAGAAGGAGGCGATCTTTTGTTCCATGCTAAGATGCAGGTCCTGTGTTCCGCAAATGAAGCGCACCGAAGACATTCCGAATCCATGGCTGTCCAGGGCATCTTTGGCTGCCTTTATCAGCTCGGGGTGATTGGACAACCCCAGGTAGTTATTGGCACAGAAATTCAACACCCTTTCGCCGCTCTCCAGTTCAATTTCTGCCTGCTGGGAGGAGGAAATAATGCGTTCTGCCTTGAAGAGGCCGGCATCTGCGATTTGCTTCAGTTCCCGGGCCAGGTGCTCTTTGATCTTACCGTACATATTTTTTTAATTAAGCTTGTTACGTATCTCCTTTAGCATAATCCCGGTCATTTTGGCCAGGTCGTAATTCTGTTTGAATCCCCAGTCTTCAATAGCCAGGGAATCGTCCACGCTTTGTGGCCAGGTAACGGCAATGGCCTGCCGGAAATCGGGATTATAAGTAATGGTGAAGTCAGGAATCTCCTTCCTGATTTCGCTGCAGACCTGGTCGGGTGTGATACTCATCCCCCCCAGATTGTATGAACTGTGAATGGAGAGTCTGGATCTTTCAGCCTCCATCAGCGATATGGTGGCCTGGATGGCGTCTGGCATAAACAGCATGGGAAGTGCCGTATTCCCGTTCAGGAAACAATCGTAACTACCCTTGCGGATGGCTTCGTAATAAATCTCCACCGCATAATCGGTAGTTCCGCCGCCAGCTTCGGTTTTATAACTGATCAGGCCGGGATAACGTATGCTTCTGACATCCACACCGTACTTATTGAAGTAATAGTCGCACCATCGTTCACCGGCCAGCTTGCTGATGCCATAGACAGTGACTGGTTCCATAACCGCCAGCTGAGGGGTGTTGATCCGTGGGGTGGTGGGACCAAAAACAGCGATGGAGCTTGGCCAGAAAACCTTCTTGACCTCTTCCACCATCCTGGCAACTTCCAGGATATTCATCAGGCTGTCCATGTTGATGTTCCAGGCCTGTATGGGGAGTTTTTCCGCATTACCAGAAAGCACTGCTGCCAGGTGATAAATCTGCGTGATTTTGTGTCGTATGATGAAGTGGATCAACTGCTTGTCATCCATGACGTCTAATATCTGAAAGGGCCCCCCTTCGGTCACATCCCTGGCTGCCACCTTAATATCAGTGGCAAAGACATGCTCATTCCCGTATAGTTTCCTTAATTCAACCACCAGCTCCGAGCCGATCTGCCCGGCAGCACCAATCACCAGAATATTGTCCATAGATAGCAGTATTCGTGTTTGCTTGCGAAATTAGCTCTTTCTGTCCCCCAAAAAAAATGATAAAAAACATCATTTCACCTATATTTGTGCAAATTGTTCAGCATAAAGTAATAAGCACTGTATGAATCAGAATGTCAGAGTCAGATTTGCCCCCAGTCCCACGGGCCCCCTCCATATCGGCGGTTTACGTACGGCTCTTTTCAATTATCTCTTCGCCAGGAAACATGGTGGTGTGTTTATCCTCCGCATTGAAGATACGGATCAAACCAGGTTTGTGGAGGGCGCCGAGGATTATATCGTGGAGTCGCTGGAGTGGTGTGGATTGTCACCGGATGAAGGCCCCCGCCAGGGCGGAGGGTTTGGGCCCTACAGACAATCGGAGCGAAAGAGCCAGTACGAAAAGTATGCCATGCAGCTAATTAAGAGCGGGCATGCTTATTACGCTTTTGATACGCCCGGGGAGCTGGACCACCTTCGCAGGGAATATGAAACACGCGGGGAAACTTTTGTATATGATGCCCGGGTCCGCAACTCCCTCCGCAACTCCCTCCATATGCAGTCCGGGGAGGTGGACGACATGATTGCCTCCGGCACACCTTACGTGATCAGGTTCCGGTTTGAACCCGGCGAAGAGATCATTATGCAGGACATGGTCCGGGGCGAAGTGTTGGTCAACAGCTCTACCCTGGATGATAAGATACTCTTCAAATCGGACGGCATGCCCACCTATCACCTGGCCAATGTGGTGGATGATAACCTGATGGCTATCTCTCATGTGATCCGTGGTGAAGAGTGGCTTCCTTCTCTTCCGCTTCATGTATCTCTCTATCGTGCATTTGGATGGGAACACCTGATGCCGCTGTTTGCCCATCTGCCCCTTATTCTTAAACCCACCGGAAAAGGTAAACTGAGTAAGCGAGACGGCGAAAAGGGAGGCTTCCCTGTCTTCCCGCTGGAGTGGAAAGATCCGCAAACCGGAGAGCACTCTCCCGGCTACAGGGAAGAGGGTTATCTTCCCGGGGCTTGCATCAATATGCTGGCTTTGCTGGGATGGAATCCCGGGAGCGAGCAGGAGTTATTCTCTCTGGAAGAGCTGATCAGGGAGTTTCAGCTGGAGAAGGTGGGAAAATCGGGATCCAGGTTTGATCCCGAGAAGACAAAATGGTTCAATCATCAGCACATTCAGCGGATGTCTGACCAGAAGCTGATCCCGTTGTTTCAGTCTGAATTGAGAGCCAGGGGAGTAGATGCCGGTAACAGCCGGATAGCTCTGCTTGTTCCGGTTATCAAAGCCAGGATCAATTTCCTTCATGAATTGTGGGAGGAGAGCTGGTTCTTTTTTCATGCGCCCGCAGATTATGATGAAAATGTGGTCAAAAAACGCTGGAAAGAGGCTACCCCCGGACAGATGGAGCAGCTGATTAAGGTCCTGGAGCAGTGTGAGCCATTTACGGCAGAATCTCTGGAAAATATAGTTAAGGAGGCCGTCAACAGGGAGGAGTGGGGCCTCGGTGCCGTTATGAATGTTTGGAGACTGTTGCTGGTGGGTGCCGCAAAAGGCCCCGGACTATTTGATCTGGCGGCATTCCTTGGGAAGGAGGAGGTCATTCACAGGATGCAAAAGGGAATCAGTGACATTCAGAAATCACATTAAGTAGGTGAAAATATATGGGAACAAATCAGAAAAGATATATCAATATTCACGGACACAGGCAGTCAAATTCTATGGAGGAGTGGGTGATGCAAAACCTGATGGCAAAAGATTTTCATCCCGATGATATTGAGAATGGTTACTATTCAGTGGGCTTCCACCCCTACAACATAGGCAAAGTGGACGAGCACGAAACCCTGGAGAAGGTCCGGTTGGCTCTGGATCACCCCCGTGTGCTGGCCCTGGGTGAAATTGGACTGGATAAATCACTGAAAATGAGCCTGGAGGAACAGCGAAAGATTTTTGAAATACAGGTGGAACTTGCGGAATCGGCCGGACTTCCGGTGATATTGCATGTGGTCAGAGCGTTCAACGAGATGCTCGGCTTTATGAAAGCAAATCAGCCAGTGGTTCCCATGATCATACATGGTTATAACGGGAGTGCTCAGATGGTTGAAGAGTTGGTAAAGGCCGGATTCCTGATTTCATTCGGGGAGGCTATTACCAGGGAGCATTCTAAGATAATTGAGGCCCTGCAGAAGGTTCCGGTGGAGATGATGTTCCTGGAGACCGATGAGGGCGATATGGATATCCGGGAGATCTACCAGTTCGCGGCGGAGGTAAAAGGAGTCTCCGTGGATCACCTCCGTGTCCAGATTTTTGAAAATGCCAGGATCCATCTTTCCAGGTTAAGCAACTTCATTTAACCTATTCTCTGATGATCCGAACCGGACCACATCCCGGGTGGCAGGAACGCAGCATTCTACTTTATGGAACGGAGAAATATGCCCGGCTTCAAGAGGCAAATATTCTGGTTGCCGGACTGGGAGGGGTAGGATCCGTAGCAGCTGAAATGATTTGTCGCAGTGGTGTGGGCAAAATGACCATTCTAGATGGAGATACGGTTCAGCCCGGAAACATAAACAGGCAAATCCAGGCAACACACAACAACCTGGGCAGAGAGAAGGCTGTTGTAATGGGCGAGCGCCTGAAAGATATCAATCCGGGTCTGGAATTAACAGTGATCAACGAATTTATCCGCGAAGAAAGGATCCCGGAGATTCTACAGAAACCCTATGATTATGTGGTAGATGCCATTGATACACTTTCCCCCAAGATCTATCTGATCTACCATACGGTAAAGAGTGGACTGAAGCTGGCCAGTTCCATGGGATCGGGAGGAAAGGTGGACCCCTCCCAGATCCGGGTGGCAGATTTTGGGGACACTTATAACTGCAGGCTGGCCTATATACTTCGTAAGAAACTCCGGAAACTCGATGTTCACGGAGGATTCAAAGTGGTCTTTTCCAGCGAACAGGTTCCCAGGGAACTGATTATCCCGGTGGAGGATGAAGCAAACAAGAAATCGACTGTCGGAACTAACTCCTATATTCCGGCCATTTTTGGATGCACTCTGGCATCCATTGTGATCCGGGAACTGACCGGTAAATAACTTTTTCCGGACTTTGTGCAACTCTTGAGGCTGTTTTACCGTTAAACAGCTAGAAAATGAGTTCAACCAAAATCAGATAATTATGAAAAAGCTGCTTTTAGTTTTTATAGCATCCATATTTATTTTCAGCGTGTCAAACGCCCAATTGTTCAATTACGGGATCAAAGCGGGAATTGGATTCTCCTCCCTGAAATTTGATGATATTACCGGTATTATCGACGGGGGGGATGTCTACGATCTGATCACCGGGGACGGAGTGACGGGTTACCACGTGGGTTTGCAGACCCGTATCAAAGTGGCCATGCTGGTCATTCAGCCTGAACTATATTTCAATGCGGGTGGTGGAACTCTGCAGCAGGTGGTTGACGGGGGTGCGAATGAGATATTAAATGTGAAATTTAGCCGGATAGATTTACCGCTGTTGGTGGGGGTTAAGCTGGGACCGGCAAGAATCAATGCCGGACCTGTGGGTTCTTTTGTAATAAGCGAAAACACCGATCTGTCGGAGATTGAACCGGATTTTGAGTTATTTTCCAATTCCATGACCTGGGGGTTCCAGGCCGGACTTGGATTGGATATAAGTAAATTGTCTCTGGATGTCAGGTACGAGGGTTCCCTGAGCCAGCTTGGAGAGTCATTTACGGTGGGAGGCACCGACTTCGCCCTCGATGCACGTCCCAGCCAATGGATCATCTCATTGGGTTTCTGGTTTAGATAAAACCAATTAGCAAAGACCTGGAAAAGAGGGTGTCTCAAAAGGGCACCCTTTTTCTATGGGGTGTTTTATCGTGAAGTGGTTATTGCTTCGCAAAAATCCCAGTTCACTTTCAAAACACCCCACAGAAGGGAGCCCTTTTATGAGGCCCCTCTGTAGGCTTTCTCACGGGTATAACTTTCAAAGAGGCACTTTTGCACCCTCTATTTTGTTCTATTCGAAAATGTTGGTTTTATGTATCCCCTTGATAGTGCGCCTTCGCAGGATAAGAAACAGGATCAGATGAAGAATCAGGAATCCACTCCAGATCAGCAGAGTGATGTGAACGATCCGGATGCTTTCATAGGCCGAATGAAATCCCAGGAGGAACCAGGCTTCAGAAGTGATTCCCCAGACGATAAAGGTGGTCAGGTTCCACCTGAACCCGGCGTCAAACAGAAAGTTATTTATTCCATCCCGCTTTCCCGTCATCCAGGCGCTTACAAAGATGATGGCTCCATAGGCAACGGAGATGAAAATAACCCAGATCCAGCGTTCAACGGCGAGCAGGCTGCTCAGTCCGAATCGAAAGAGCACCGTGTAAATGAATAACAGGAGCGCATACAGCAGCAGGTTGCGAGATACTATTTTCATGGTATTTATTTTTTAGTGGTTGTAGCTTTATCGGTTAAAAGTTCCTTCAGCGGTTCTTGAAAAAAGAGCAGGATATTTCTTTCCACAAAGGAGTGAAGCAGGGACTCCCCCAGGGGGGTAAGGTGATAGTATTTCCGGTCGGGACCTTTATGACCTTTCCCGGCACTGAAATCGACCATTTTCAGGTGATAGTATTTCCGCAGTGTTCGGTAGAGGCTCTGTTCCTCTGCATGTATGGTCCCATTCGAAAAGCGCTGAATAGACTCCTGCAATCCGGAGACATATTTGGGGCCTTCTTTCAGCGACAGGAAGATCCAGAGGGTTAGCTGGCCCTTTTTGTAAGTCTCTTCCCATGCACTTAGAAGCTCTTTGTGCATTTCATAATCGTTTTTCATATGGAGCAATTGGTATTAAACAAGATGTATAGTACAAATGTAATACTATTTTCCAATCCCGGGCAAATTTTTCAGGATTATTTTTTCATATACGAATTTATCATGCAGGAAAAGAGACCCTTAAAGCACCCACTTTTTTTCAGGAGTGGTGTAATCCAGCACTCTTATCTGCAGGGTATTTCCCAGGCGGAGCGCTTCTTCACTCATCTTTTTCAGGGACCCACTGCAGATCCCAATATACCGTTGCTCCCCCTCCACTACCAGGTTTACCTTGTAGGCCCTGGCCCCTTGTTTATCCTGGGGAACCACGAAGGGAGAGGGTCCGGTACGCCTGCTGGCCAGACTGATCCGTACCACGGTAACATACGAGGGGGGCGGGAGGGGCTTCCATGCGCCGATTCTTATCTTCAGAAAGCGATCATACTTCAGGTAGCGCCGGTTCGCCAGATCGATAAGCACCCCCTGATAAGAGAAGGCTGAAAGGCCTCCCAGCAACAGGCAGATGGATCCGCCTGTGTATGTTTCATGAACCAGGAAAGTAAAGCCCATCAGGGCCAGCAGGGGTGTGATTACCTTGAAGGAATACTTTTCGAACTGGTAGAACGGCGAAGGATTCATGGAATCAAGTTAGCAAATATTGGGTTATATTTAAGTCGGTAAAAACAACGCATATGAAACGTCTTATATCCATGAGTATCCTCCTGATCCTCCTGGCTTTTTCAAGCCTGACGCAGTACGCTCAGACTTCCGGAGCAGCACTCACGCTGGAAGATATTTATAAAAATGAGACCTATCCCACCCGTTCCTACAGGTCGGTTCGTTGGCTGGACGATTCCAGGTACTATACCACCCTGGAAAGAAACAGGGAAAAAGCCTGTTCAGAGATTGTCCGCTACCATGCCGGGACCGGAGAAAGAGTTGTTCTGGTGGGAGCGGGACAGCTGATTCCGGAGCAGGGCGTGGATCCATTGGATATCAGGGACTATCACTGGTCGGCAGACAACAACAGATTATTGCTCTTCACCAATACCCGCAGGGTATGGAGGTACCATACCCGGGGCGACTACTGGGTGCTGGACCTTATTTCCGGAAAGCTGCAACAACTGGGAGCTTCCCTGAAACCAGCCTCCCTGATGTTTGCAAAATTTTCGCCCGACGGCACCCGGGTGGCCTATGTGAGTGAGCACAATATTTTTGTGGAGGAGCTTGGGGATGGTGCGATTAATCCACTTACAAGTGACGGAGGAGAACGCTTTGTGAACGGTACCTTCGACTGGCTTTATGAGGAGGAATTCAGCTGCCGGGATGGATTCCGGTGGAGCAATGACGGGGAAAAGATTATTTTCTGGCATTCCGATACAGACGGGACCGGGACCTTCTATCTGATCAACAATCTCGATTCCCTTTATTCTGTTCCGTTGCCCTTCCCCTATCCCAAGGTGGGGACTGCCAATTCGGCCGTGAAGATAGGGGTGGTTTCCTCCAGCGGAGGTGTTATAAAATGGTTCGATGTTCCGGGTGATCCCAGAAATCATTACCTGGTGAGGATGGAGGTGGTTCCTGGAAAGGACCAGGTGATTTTACAGCAACTGAACCGTCTCCAGAACACCAACCGTGTCTGGATCGGAGATCTGGAAACCATGGAGATAGAGAACATCCTTACGGAAACCGATGAAGCCTTCCTGGATGTGCATGACGATCTGGTATGGCTCGAAGGGAACCGCTATTTTACCTGGACCAGTGAACGTGACGGCTGGAGGCATCTGTACAGGATTTCGCTGGATGGAAAGGAGATCAGGCAGGTGACCAGCGGGGCATTTGATGTGATATCACTGGAATGCGTTCATCCACGGTCCGGATTTGTGTACTACATCGCATCCCCGGATAATCCTACGC contains:
- a CDS encoding TatD family hydrolase; the protein is MGTNQKRYINIHGHRQSNSMEEWVMQNLMAKDFHPDDIENGYYSVGFHPYNIGKVDEHETLEKVRLALDHPRVLALGEIGLDKSLKMSLEEQRKIFEIQVELAESAGLPVILHVVRAFNEMLGFMKANQPVVPMIIHGYNGSAQMVEELVKAGFLISFGEAITREHSKIIEALQKVPVEMMFLETDEGDMDIREIYQFAAEVKGVSVDHLRVQIFENARIHLSRLSNFI
- a CDS encoding PadR family transcriptional regulator, with translation MKNDYEMHKELLSAWEETYKKGQLTLWIFLSLKEGPKYVSGLQESIQRFSNGTIHAEEQSLYRTLRKYYHLKMVDFSAGKGHKGPDRKYYHLTPLGESLLHSFVERNILLFFQEPLKELLTDKATTTKK
- a CDS encoding NAD-dependent epimerase/dehydratase family protein — protein: MDNILVIGAAGQIGSELVVELRKLYGNEHVFATDIKVAARDVTEGGPFQILDVMDDKQLIHFIIRHKITQIYHLAAVLSGNAEKLPIQAWNINMDSLMNILEVARMVEEVKKVFWPSSIAVFGPTTPRINTPQLAVMEPVTVYGISKLAGERWCDYYFNKYGVDVRSIRYPGLISYKTEAGGGTTDYAVEIYYEAIRKGSYDCFLNGNTALPMLFMPDAIQATISLMEAERSRLSIHSSYNLGGMSITPDQVCSEIRKEIPDFTITYNPDFRQAIAVTWPQSVDDSLAIEDWGFKQNYDLAKMTGIMLKEIRNKLN
- the kbl gene encoding glycine C-acetyltransferase gives rise to the protein MYGKIKEHLARELKQIADAGLFKAERIISSSQQAEIELESGERVLNFCANNYLGLSNHPELIKAAKDALDSHGFGMSSVRFICGTQDLHLSMEQKIASFFGTEDTILYAACFDANGGVFEPLLTEEDAIISDTLNHASIIDGVRLCKAQRYRYKNADMEDLEQQLKEAQAQRFRIIVTDGVFSMDGNVAPVDRICELAGKYDALVMVDECHSAGVVGETGRGVTELFNIRGQVDIITGTLGKAFGGAIGGFTTGRKEIIEMLRQRSRPYLFSNSIPPAVVGAGIRMFDMMDETSELQERLHQNTRYFLEKMQSAGFDIKPTQSAICAVMLYDAKLSQEFASRLLKEGIYVIGFYFPVVPRDQARIRVQLSAAHSREHLDRAIEGFTKVGKALGVIE
- a CDS encoding porin family protein yields the protein MKKLLLVFIASIFIFSVSNAQLFNYGIKAGIGFSSLKFDDITGIIDGGDVYDLITGDGVTGYHVGLQTRIKVAMLVIQPELYFNAGGGTLQQVVDGGANEILNVKFSRIDLPLLVGVKLGPARINAGPVGSFVISENTDLSEIEPDFELFSNSMTWGFQAGLGLDISKLSLDVRYEGSLSQLGESFTVGGTDFALDARPSQWIISLGFWFR
- the gltX gene encoding glutamate--tRNA ligase; translation: MNQNVRVRFAPSPTGPLHIGGLRTALFNYLFARKHGGVFILRIEDTDQTRFVEGAEDYIVESLEWCGLSPDEGPRQGGGFGPYRQSERKSQYEKYAMQLIKSGHAYYAFDTPGELDHLRREYETRGETFVYDARVRNSLRNSLHMQSGEVDDMIASGTPYVIRFRFEPGEEIIMQDMVRGEVLVNSSTLDDKILFKSDGMPTYHLANVVDDNLMAISHVIRGEEWLPSLPLHVSLYRAFGWEHLMPLFAHLPLILKPTGKGKLSKRDGEKGGFPVFPLEWKDPQTGEHSPGYREEGYLPGACINMLALLGWNPGSEQELFSLEELIREFQLEKVGKSGSRFDPEKTKWFNHQHIQRMSDQKLIPLFQSELRARGVDAGNSRIALLVPVIKARINFLHELWEESWFFFHAPADYDENVVKKRWKEATPGQMEQLIKVLEQCEPFTAESLENIVKEAVNREEWGLGAVMNVWRLLLVGAAKGPGLFDLAAFLGKEEVIHRMQKGISDIQKSH
- a CDS encoding tRNA threonylcarbamoyladenosine dehydratase gives rise to the protein MIRTGPHPGWQERSILLYGTEKYARLQEANILVAGLGGVGSVAAEMICRSGVGKMTILDGDTVQPGNINRQIQATHNNLGREKAVVMGERLKDINPGLELTVINEFIREERIPEILQKPYDYVVDAIDTLSPKIYLIYHTVKSGLKLASSMGSGGKVDPSQIRVADFGDTYNCRLAYILRKKLRKLDVHGGFKVVFSSEQVPRELIIPVEDEANKKSTVGTNSYIPAIFGCTLASIVIRELTGK
- a CDS encoding S9 family peptidase, translated to MKRLISMSILLILLAFSSLTQYAQTSGAALTLEDIYKNETYPTRSYRSVRWLDDSRYYTTLERNREKACSEIVRYHAGTGERVVLVGAGQLIPEQGVDPLDIRDYHWSADNNRLLLFTNTRRVWRYHTRGDYWVLDLISGKLQQLGASLKPASLMFAKFSPDGTRVAYVSEHNIFVEELGDGAINPLTSDGGERFVNGTFDWLYEEEFSCRDGFRWSNDGEKIIFWHSDTDGTGTFYLINNLDSLYSVPLPFPYPKVGTANSAVKIGVVSSSGGVIKWFDVPGDPRNHYLVRMEVVPGKDQVILQQLNRLQNTNRVWIGDLETMEIENILTETDEAFLDVHDDLVWLEGNRYFTWTSERDGWRHLYRISLDGKEIRQVTSGAFDVISLECVHPRSGFVYYIASPDNPTQRYLYRSRLNGKGDPEKISPAEQQGQHHYLISGDASLALHTYESAQTPPVISLVELGSHRTVRVLEDNREVREKYAGLNLTPKEFFRIDIGEVLLDAWMIKPADFDPAGKYPLIFHVYGEPAGSTVQDSWGGGDLWHQYLAQLGYVVISVDNRGTAAPRGKAWRNSIYEQIGILAARDQAAAAKKILAAYSFLDSERVGIWGWSGGGSMTLNGMFRYPDIYKTGIAIAFVSHQKLYDTAYQERYMGLPGKNAEGYLLGSPITHAAKLEGKLLLIHGTADDNVHYQSFELLVDELVKQDKLFDMFSYPMRTHAIRERENTSLHLRRTMARYWLENL